A window of Castanea sativa cultivar Marrone di Chiusa Pesio chromosome 1, ASM4071231v1 contains these coding sequences:
- the LOC142606924 gene encoding uncharacterized protein LOC142606924 — protein sequence MFSHYHLIPTDDSAWSNLLPRKVLREEDEYSWAMMYRKMKNQGGFKFSGDFLKEVSLHDVRLDSNSMHGRAQQTNLEYLLLLDKDSLVWSFRKTAGLPTPGNAYGGWEKPDCELRGHFVGHCLSASALMWASTHNDALKQKMSAVVSALSECQEKMGTGYLSAFPSEQFDRFEAIKPVWAPYYTIHKILAGLLDQHTLAGNPQDLKMVIWMVDYFYNRVQNVISKHSLERHYLSLNEETGGMNDVLYKLYAITGDPKHLVLAHLFDKPCFLGILAVEADDISGFHANTHIPIVIGSQKQYEITGDPLYKAMGTYFMEIVNSSHSYATGGTSVSEFWSDPKRLASTLQTENEESCRTYNMLKVSCHLFTWTKEMAYADYYERALTNGVLGIQKGTEPVVMIYMLPQGHGVSKASGYHGWGTKNDSFWCCYGTGIESFSKLGDSIYFEEEGEVPSLYIIRYISSSLDWKSGRISLN from the exons ATGTTTTCACACTACCATTTGATACCGACCGATGATTCTGCATGGTCTAATTTGCTACCAAGAAAGGTTTTGAGGGAAGAAGATGAATACAGTTGGGCAATGATGTATcggaaaatgaaaaatcaaggTGGCTTTAAGTTTTCTGGAGATTTTCTTAAGGAAGTTTCGTTGCATGATGTGAGATTGGACTCAAATTCAATGCATGGAAGAGCACAGCAGACAAATTTGGAATACCTATTGCTGTTGGATAAGGATAGCTTGGTTTGGAGCTTTAGGAAGACAGCTGGATTGCCGACACCTGGCAATGCATATGGGGGCTGGGAGAAACCAGATTGTGAGCTTCGGGGCCATTTTGTAG GACATTGCTTGAGTGCATCAGCACTAATGTGGGCTAGCACTCACAATGATGCTCTCAAACAGAAAATGTCAGCAGTAGTATCCGCTTTATCTGAATGTCAGGAGAAAATGGGTACAGGATACCTTTCTGCTTTCCCGTCTGAGCAATTTGATCGTTTTGAAGCTATAAAACCTGTTTGGGCTCCATATTACACTATCCACAAG ATCTTAGCTGGCCTACTTGATCAACATACACTTGCTGGTAATCCTCAAGATTTAAAAATGGTGATATGGATGGTCGATTATTTTTACAACCGTGTTCAGAATGTGATATCAAAGCACAGTTTAGAAAGGCACTATCTGTCACTTAATGAAGAAACTGGTGGCATGAATGATGTCCTTTACAAGTTATACGCCATAACG GGAGATCCAAAGCATTTGGTGTTGGCTCACCTTTTTGACAAACCATGCTTTCTAGGAATACTTGCAGTAGAG gcTGATGACATATCTGGTTTTCATGCCAATACACACATCCCAATTGTTATAGGATCTCAAAAGCAGTATGAAATCACTGGTGATCCACTTTATAAG GCAATGGGGACGTACTTTATGGAAATTGTTAACTCTTCTCACAGCTATGCAACAGGAGGCACGTCAGTTAGTGAGTTCTG GTCAGACCCAAAGCGATTGGCAAGCACTCTACAGACAGAGAATGAAGAATCATGCAGAACTTATAACATGCTGAAG GTCTCGTGCCACCTTTTTACGTGGACCAAGGAAATGGCATACGCGGACTATTACGAGCGTGCCCTGACAAATGGTGTGCTAGGTATTCAAAAAGGAACAGAGCCTGTAGTGATGATTTACATGCTTCCACAAGGTCATGGTGTTTCCAAGGCCAGTGGCTACCATGGATGGGGAACGAAAAATGATTCCTTTTGGTGTTGCTATGGTACAG GAATCGAATCATTCTCAAAGTTAGGAGATTCCATATATTTTGAAGAGGAAGGAGAAGTTCCTAGTCTTTACATCATACGGTATATATCAAGCTCACTTGATTGGAAATCTGGACGAATTTCGCTCAATTAG
- the LOC142621834 gene encoding early nodulin-like protein 8, whose amino-acid sequence MANLKSSRYYFLFSFQFLVLIQTKVLCYQYKVGDLDAWGIPTSANPQVYTYWSKYHTLKIGDSLLFLYPPSQDSLIQVTEQSYTSCNLTDPILHINNGNSLFNITAYGDLYFTSGEKGHCEKNQKLHISVLSATAPAYSPSNGPSAFSPSYPNVFGSIPQPPSSALSASSSHSLSIPVLMASLTGFLVCALVGGIM is encoded by the exons ATGGCCAATCTTAAAAGTAGCAGATACtacttcttgttttcttttcaattccTTGTGTTAATTCAAACCAAAGTCTTGTGCTACCAGTACAAGGTTGGGGATTTAGATGCTTGGGGAATACCCACTTCAGCAAATCCACAAGTCTACACCTATTGGTCCAAGTATCACACTCTCAAGATTGGAGATTCTCTCT TGTTCTTGTACCCACCGAGTCAAGATTCATTGATACAAGTCACGGAACAATCCTATACTAGCTGCAACCTTACAGATCCAATACTGCACATAAACAATGGCAACTCTCTTTTCAACATTACCGCATATGGGGACTTGTACTTCACCAGTGGAGAGAAGGGTCACTGTGAAAAGAATCAGAAGCTCCACATTTCTGTGTTATCTGCTACTGCGCCTGCATATTCTCCTTCCAATGGTCCTAGTGCATTTTCACCTTCTTACCCCAATGTTTTTGGTTCAATCCCACAACCACCTTCTTCTGCTTTATCTGCTTCTTCTTCACATTCACTAAGCATTCCAGTCCTCATGGCATCTCTTACTGGATTTTTGGTATGTGCATTAGTCGGTGGCATCATGTGA